In Gallus gallus isolate bGalGal1 chromosome Z, bGalGal1.mat.broiler.GRCg7b, whole genome shotgun sequence, one DNA window encodes the following:
- the LOC121108311 gene encoding E3 ubiquitin-protein ligase HRD1-like, with protein MAAEAWTCAICRDVRQDVAYAIPCHHTFCLGCIQRWARLRDSCPLCRAAMQTIRVPVRGDNQYVECIVSPPAVPVPISFSTTTATGPDNAEEFLPPPPPPFPEQEAEEPERVGGLLPEEWAALFRERQDILNPVLPLMEQQLSHIHVLRWWQIKWLKSVILAFLCQVGLDRDALVQHLQGILGPTTGQFVGITTEAIVSQCGQVARRLLGLEDPSASQEHEDGPEDPSAAQEHEDGPAAPSGPAASPQETTAPSTTPSDSSAGPDTEELPGTSSGALARTPGQPGPRAASPSEQGRSRGSSTRGRGRKRSAGGPRCPAKRRASSTQRAPLPCKKRPPRRL; from the coding sequence ATGGCTGCAGAGGCATGGACATGTGCCATCTGCCGCGATGTGCGACAGGACGTTGCCTATGCAATCCCATGCCACCACACGTTTTGCCTTGGCTGCATCCAGCGATGGGCAAGGCTGAGGGACAGCTGCCCGCTGTGCAGGGCAGCCATGCAGACCATCCGGGTCCCTGTGCGGGGAGACAATCAGTACGTGGAGTGCATCGTCTCCCCGCCCGCAGTGCCAGTGCCCATCAGCTTCAGCACCACCACTGCCACTGGCCCTGACAATGCTGAGGAATTTCTTCCACCCCCTCCACCACCGTTCCCTGAGCAGGAGGCCGAAGAGCCAGAGAGAGTGGGCGGCCTCCTGCCAGAGGAGTGGGCAGCACTTTTCAGGGAGAGGCAAGACATTCTCAACCCAGTGCTGCCCTtgatggagcagcagctgtcacACATCCACGTGCTGCGCTGGTGGCAAATCAAGTGGCTAAAGAGCGTTATCCTGGCATTCCTGTGCCAGGTGGGGCTGGACAGGGATGCCCTGGTGCAACACTTACAGGGCATCCTGGGACCCACCACAGGACAGTTCGTTGGCATCACCACTGAAGCCATCGTGAGCCAGTGCGGCCAGGTGGCCCGGAGGCTGCTGGGCCTTGAAGACCCTAGTGCCAGCCAGGAGCACGAGGATGGGCCCGAAGACCCCAGCGCTGCCCAGGAGCACGAGGATGGCCCTGCGGCCCCGTCTGgtcctgctgcctctcctcaGGAGACCACCGCCCCCAGCACCACGCCCTCCGACAGCTCTGCAGGTCCCGACACAGAGGAGCTCCCCGGCACATCCAGCGGGGCCCTTGCCAGAACTCCTGGCCAGCCGGGTCCCAGGGCAGCCAGCCCCTCTGAGCAGGGCCGCAGCCGCGGCTCCTCCACTCGCGGCCGGGGCAGGAAGCGTTCAGCTGGGGGGCCCCGGTGCCCCGCGAAGAGGAgggccagcagcacccagcgcGCTCCTCTGCCCTGCAAGAAGCGCCCCCCCCGCCGTCTCTAG